The window ATCGGCGGCCTCGGACGGGTCTGCCGTCAGGACGAGTGACGAGGCGTTGAGGGCATCCGCATCGACCTCGCGGGTGCGATCGTGGCCCTTGCGTAGCTCGTCGATCCGCCCCTGATCGATGTCGAGGCCGACCGTGGGATAATGTTTGGCAAGCTGTACCGCGAGCGGCAGGCCGACATAGCCGAGACCCACGACGACGATCTTCTGATCCGCAACCGCCACGCCATTCCCCCACGCACGCATTCGGAAATTCCGGCCGGAACCCCTCTCGATCCGTCACTGTTATACGCTATGACCCGAAAGCGGAATATCCGTGGGGACGGACCAAAGGAGAACAATATGCGTGTTTCCCGCCTTTCGATCGCAGCCGCCGCAATCCTGTGCGCGAGCATGCCCGCCGTCGCCCAGATGGATCATAGCAAGATGGGGCATGGCGGCGCGGGCCATGCCACCGCCGAGCTCAAGGACGCCAAGGGCGTGGTGAAGGGCAAGGCGATGTTCATGGAGGGCAAGGACGGCCTGTCCGTGATGCTGAAGGCCGAAGGACTGCCGCCGGGCGTCCACGCCGTCCACATTCACACGACCGGCGCCTGCACCGCGCCCGACTTCACAAGCGCGGGCGGCCACTGGAACCCGATGAGCAAGCAGCACGGCAAGGACAATCCGGCCGGTGCGCATATGGGCGACATGCCGAACATGACCGTCGGCGCCGACGGCACGGGCAAGTTCATGGCCAAGGTGCCGCACGGCACGCTGACGGGCGGCGATCATCCGCTGCTCGACGCGGATGGCGCGGCGATCGTGGTTCATGCGACGGCCGACGATTACAAGACCGATCCGACCGGCAATGCGGGTGGTCGCATCGCCTGCGGTGTGGTGACGAAGTAGCTTCGCCAAACTCGTCATTGCGAGCGTAGCGAAGCAATCCAGGCCCGAACTAGGAGAGGTTTCTGACCATCTCCAACGCGGGCCTGGATTGCCGCGTCGCCTTCGGCTCCTCGCAATGACGAGTTTCTAGAGAAGCGCGTATCTCTCCACCGCCGTGTAGGTCGAACCCTCCGACCCCATGTGGCTTTCGTACAGGATGAAATGCTCGCACGTCGCTTCGATGGGGGCGGGGGTGAGTTGGGCTGCGGGGATGTCTCCGGTCGGCGCGTTGCCGCGTGAGAAGCGGGCGATCGTGATGTGAGGCAGAAAGGCGCGCGCTTCGGGGCGGACGCCGGCGCGGGTCAGCGCACGCAGGACGGCGTCGTGGAGCGAGCGCACTTCGTCCTGCGGGGTGACGCCCACCCACAAAGACGTGATCCGATCGCGTGTATCGAAGCTGCCGAGACCCGCGAGCGCGAAGCGCACGGGCGGATGGCGGACGCTGCCGAGGGCGGCGGCGATATCCTCCGCCTGATGCCGGTCGACCTCGCCGATGAAGCTCAGGGTCAGGTGGAGTTGCTCGTCATCCTGCCAGCGCGCGCCCGGCACGCCGCCCATCGCGTCGAGCAAAGCGGCGCGCATCGCGAAAGGTGGTTTGAGGGCGACGAAGAGGCGGAACATTGCTGGATCGTTTCTATGGCGTGAGGATCATGCATTCACGGCGCATTCAACGCGCGTCTGCTTGAAAAGGGAATGGTTTAGTCCGATATTCGGATGAACCGGCTTAGGGTCGTTTTGACCCGCCGTTTATTGGAGAGTGCACATCATGGCTAACTGGTCTGACCCCCGGGCGACTGCCGCGCCCCGCGCGACGCGCGCTGGCGTTGGCGAGGCTGCTTTCGATGCAGGGCTGCGGTCCTACATGCTCTCGATCTACAATTACATGGCGTCGGGCGTGCTGCTGACCGGCATCGTCGCCCTGCTGTTCGCGCAGTCGGGCGCGGCGCTGCAGATCCTGGGCGGTCCGGGTCTGCTGAAGTACGTCATCATGTTCTCGCCGCTGGCGTTCATCCTGGTGCTGAACTTCGGGATCAACCGTCTGTCGACCTTCGCGACGCAGGCTCTTTTCTGGGCCTTTGCGGTGTCGATGGGGCTGTCGATGTCGTCGATCTTCCTGGTTTACACCGGCACCTCTATCGCGACGACCTTCTTCGCCAGCGCGACGGCCTTCGCGGGCCTGAGCCTCTACGGCTACACCACGAAGCGTGATCTGGCGCCGTTCGGCACCTTCCTGATCATGGGTGTCGTCGGTCTGCTGGTCGCGATGCTGATCAACATCTTCCTGCAGTCGTCGATGATGCAGCTGGTGATCTCGGCGATCGGCGTGCTGCTGTTCGCGGGCCTGACCGCCTATGACACGCAGAAGATCAAGAGCCTCTATTACCATGTCGCCGGCACCGATTTCGTCGGCAAGTCGGTAATCATGGGCGCGCTGACGCTCTATCTCGACTTCATCAACATGTTCACCTTCCTGCTGCAGTTCATGGGCGATCGCCGCTGAGAACGCGAAGGAAGCGAGAGCTTCTAAAGGGCTCGGTGGTTCGCCACCGGGCCCTTTTTCTTTACGCGCTGGATGAGCATGGCGGCGAGGAAACGGGCGTTGCCGATCAGGTAGCGACCGGCCATCCGGCGCGGCTCGATCGAAAGCCGGAAAAGCCACTCTCCGTGTAGCTTTCGGACCCACAGAGGCGCGCGCGGCACGCGGCCGGCGGCGAAATCGATATAGGCGCCGATGCACAGCGTCACGCCGGGCCAGCGCCCCGCATGACGCGCGGCGAACAGCTCTTGCCGGGGCTGGCCCATGCCCAAGAGGACGTAATCGGCCTGCGCCGCCGCCAGTCGATCGACGATGGCGGCTTCGTCAGCGAAGAAGCCGTCGCCGATCACCGTGAAGCGATGCTGCGGGAAGGCGGCAGCGAGCCGGGTGGCCGCCTGATCCGCGACGCCCGGCGCGGCCCCCAGCAGCGCGACTTTGCGCGGTTGCGCGGCGGCTAGCAAAGCGGGCACGAAATCGGTGCCGTTGAGATTGGCGGGGAAGCGCGCGCCGTAGAGCAGCCTGCTGCCCAGATCGACGCCGATACCGTCGTTCAGCACCAGCATCTGCGACAGCGCCGCGCGGAAGGCGGGATCGCGCGCGGCGAGGTTGACGCTATGCGCGTTGGCGAAGCTGACCGTCCGCCGCTCGCCTGCGCTCACCCAGCCTTCGAGCAGAGCGATCGCCGATCCCCGATCGTGGACGGCGATCGCGACATCGCCAATCGTGCGCGTCTCAGCCGGTGGCACCGATCGTCCGCTGATAGGCCGGGCGCGCGGTGATGCGATCGATATAGGCGAGCAGCTTGGGCCGATCGGCAATGCCCGGCGCGCCGAAGGTCTTCGCCCAGGCGAGTTCGGCGCCGACATAGATGTCCGCCGCGCTGAACTGATCGCCCAGCACCCAGGGGCCGGGATCGAGCATCACTTCGAGCGCGCCGAGCACGTCGTCCCAGTCCCCCCAGCCGGCCATCATCTTGTTGACCGGCTCGCGCTTCATCATCACGTCGACCATCGCGGGTTCGAATGAACTCGCGCCGAAGACTAGCCAGCGCAGCATCGTGCCGCGGCGCGGATCGCCGACTGCAGGGGCAAGGCCGGCGGCGGGGAAGGCATCCGCCAGATAGCCGATGATCGCCGCCGCTTCGGTGATCACCGTATCGCGATGGACGATCGTGGGGATCTTGCCCATCGGATTGATCTTCAGGAAATCGGGCTTGCGGTTCTCGCCACTCTCGAAATCGATATGGACCAGCTTGTAGGGCGCGCCCACTTCCTCCAACGCATAATGCGCCATCTGCGCGCGCGAGCGGGGGTTGTAGTAGAGGGTGACTTCGTCGCTCATTTCCCCGACTCCGTGGCCAGCTTCTCCTTGAAGAAGGCGATCGTACGATCCCAGGCGAGGGTGGCGGCTTCGGCGTTGAAGCGTGCCGCCGACGTATCGTTGTGGAACGCGTGCTGCGTGCCCGGATAATCGTAGCGCGTGACCTCCGCACCCGCGGCCTTCAGCGCATCGACCCACGGGCCGGCGCCGGCATTCACGCGATCGTCGGTGCCGGCATAATGGAGCAGCGACGCGGCCTTGACCTTCGCAGCCTCCGACGGCGGCGGGGGCGGGCCATAGAAGGCGCAGGCCGCCGCCAGCGTCGGCCCGCACGCGACCGCGAGCCGATCGGCCATCGCGCCGCCCCAGCAAAAGCCGACCACGCCGACCTTGCCATTGAGCAATTTGTGCTTCGACAGCCAATCGACCGTCGCGACCCCGTCCGCGATCGTCATCGGCATATCGAGTGCGCCGATCATCGTTCGCGCCTTGTCCTCATCGGTGGGCGTGCCGCCCTGGGGCGAGAGGAAGTCGATCGCGACACCCACGAAGCCAGCGATCGCCAGGCGGCGCGCGACATCCTTCGTGTAGGGCTGCAGACCCCGATTTTCGTGCACAACGAGGACGGCGGCGGGCTTCTTCGCATGCTTCTTGGGGATCGCCATATAGCCGGTGAGTGTGTGGCCATTGGCGCCCTTCCACCCGACCATCTTCGCGTCGAGGCGCTTGTCGTCCTCCGCGATCACCACGGCGGCGGCGGGATCGGCGGCGATCGTGGCGATCAGCGCCTGCGCGGCGGCGGCGCTGCCCGCCAGCTTGGTCATCTCGCCCATGAAGGCGCGTCGATCGTGATGGACGTGGGTAAAACGGTCGTAGAGCGCGATGGCGCGGGCCTTCAGATCGTCAGTCATGTCGTCCTCCTGTCGCCGCAATGTCTCGCAAAATCTATTCGGCGTCTCCGCCCGGGGCCGCAGCGGCAGGGGCCGGTGCCGGCGCCACCACCGGCGGGGGCACCACCATCGGCGGCGGTGCCGGCGCGACGCTGTTGACGGTGACTTCGTCGCGGGTCGGCGAAGCCGCCTGCTGCGGCAGCTCGATCGCCTTGCCGCCGTCGCGCGGCATGCCCGATGCATCGCCGGTGCTCGCGTCGATCGCGGTGATCTCGGCCGATCGATCCTCGGGCAGGCCGGCAATGTCGACGATCTGCGGATCGGCGGGCGTGTCCGGGTTGACCGGATTGACCTCGGCCTTCTTCTCGCAGCCCGCGAGCGCCAGCGCCGCGAAGGCGATCAGAACGACACGCTTCATGCGTCAGAGCCCATGATACTGGCGATACCAGTCGACGAAGCGCGGCACGCCCACGTCGATGCTGGTCGACGGCTGATAGCCCAGATCGCGCTGGATCGCCGAAATGTCCGCGAAGGTGTCGCGCACGTCGCCCGGCTGCATCCCCTGCAACTCGCGGATCGCCTTCTTCCCGCACGCCGCCTCGACCAGGTCGATCATGTGGCTCAGTTCTTCGGAGCGGTGATTGCCGATGTTGTAAACGGCGTGCGGGCTCTTGCTGCCGCCCGCCTTCTCGGCACCGTCATCGGCCGGGGGCGTGTCCGAACAGGCGATCACGCCGCTGACGATATCGTCGATATAGGTGAAGTCGCGGCGCATATTGCCCTCACCGAACACCTGGATCGGGCGGCCTTCGAAGATCGCCTTGGTGAACAGCCACATCGCCATATCGGGGCGACCCCACGGGCCATAGACGGTGAAGAAGCGCAGGCCGGTGAGCGGCAGGCGATAGAGGTGGGCGTAGGTTTCGCTGATCAACTCGTCCGACTTCTTGGTCGCGGCATAGAGCGACAGCGGATGATCGACCCGATCCTCGACGCGGAAGGGCAGGGTGTCGTTACCGCCATAGACCGAGCTGGACGACGCATAGGCCATATGCGCGACCTTCCGGTGCCGCGCGACCTCGAGCATGTTCAGGTGGCCGACCAGGTTCGACTGGATATAAGCGCGCGGATTTTCGATCGAGTAGCGGACGCCCGCCTGCGCGCCGAGATGGATGATCTTGTCGAACGCAAGGCCATCGAGCGCGCGTTCGAGCGCCTCATGATCGGCGAAATCGACCTGGACGAAACGGAAGTCGCCGCCGCGATCGCGCGCTTCGGTTTCGAGCTTCGCGATGCGCGCGCGCTTCAGTGTCGGATCATAATAATCGTTGACGCTGTCGATGCCGATCACGGCGGTGCCGCGCGCGAGCAGCCGCATCGCGCAGCTATAGCCGATGAAGCCCGCCGCGCCCGTGATCAATACCGCCATCGTCAGCCCTTTTTGATGCCGATGACAGACCTAGCCCAGCCTCATCGCATCGTCGAGGCTTCCATCTGCATCCGTCTCGCGCTAGGGGGAGCGCCCTGCCAGCGAAAGCATGGCTGCTGGGGCGTCGCCAAGCGGTAAGGCAGCGGCTTTTGGTGCCGCCATTCCCAGGTTCGAATCCTGGCGCCCCAGCCAACTCGATTTAATCGAGATAAATCAACAGCTTAACGCTGAACGGACGTGGAGTGTGGGGTCCGTTTGTGGGGTCCGTTTGTGGCTCCCATTGATTCACATTGTACCGGATAAATCATGGGACAAAATGTCGCCCCACGATGTTGCATTGGCCAGTAGGTGCGGCCAAACATAAAGCATGACCAATAAAGCACAGCCTTCCGATGGAGCCCCGCAGGAAGCGGAGCCTGCTGTCGACGATTCATCAAGTCTCGATGCTCCGCAGACGATTGCCGGGGCAATCCAAGGGATCGTTGAGAACTTCGAGGTTCAGCCTGTGCTGTTCGTGGGGTCTGGCCTAGCACGCCGTTACATAGGTGCGCCAGACTGGGACGGCGCTCTCCAGTTCGCGCTAGCACAGGTGGGAGGCCAGAGCCGTCCGTATTCATATTTCGTGCAAAAGTATGATAGCAATCAAATCGACATCGGAACGGCGATAGCAGACGTGGTCCTTGAATGGGCGTGGAATAATCAAGAGAAGTTCGACCCATCATATTTTGCAGGTAGTGACAAACATGTCTTTATGAAGGCGCTAATAGCTAAGCACCTGCTTGATTTGACGCCAAAGGATATCGGAGATTTTCCTAAAGAGCATCTGGAGGAGTTAAATGCTCTCAAGGAAATTCGCCCGCACGCAGTCATAACGACGAACTACGATGAGATGCTTGAGCGAGTTTTTAGCGGATACGAGCCGATCGTCGGTCGGGGGGTCCTGAAATATGATCTTAACTCGTTCGGAGAGATTTTCCATATTCACGGTTTGAGTAAGGATCCGAGAAGCATCGTTCTCACTCGGCCAGACTACAATAACTGGGATAAGCAAAGCCGCTACTTCGCCGCAAAGCTTCTCACCTATTTCGTTGAGCATCCGGTTTTCATATTCGGGTACAGCTTAGGTGATCCGAACGTCAGAACGCTCTTGAGAGACATCGGGCGCATTGTTGCGGATGAGACAGGGCTCATCCCTAACGTGGCTCAGATCGTGTGGAAGCCCGAGGCGGGTGCCACTCCTTCGCAATCTGAGTTCGTCATCGACGATGAGGAGGACAAGCGGCAATATCGCATGCGGGTGTTCAATGTGACGTCACTCATCGAAGTGTACGAGTTGCTGTCCGCCCGGCATGAGTTGAAGCAAGTGAACCCAGCATTGCTGCGCTCACTTGCCGCTAGGCTGATGAAGTTGACCCGAAAGGACCTTCCCGGTGGAACAGTGGAAGTCGACTACACCACGCTCGAAAATGTAGCATCTGACGATACGGCGCTACCGAAGATGCTCGGTCTGACCTTTGCGGATACCGACAATAAGACCCACCCTCTTACTCTATCGCAGGTGGCTGATGAGTTAGGCATGTCGACGTGGAATGGTGTTCACCCGCTTATCAAGCGGCTTCAGGCCGAGACCGGCGTCGACCTTCGGGCATCCGACAACTGCTATCATGAGCGAATAAAGACCGGGAAGAAGAGCGCCACCCGGAAATGGTCCCATGAGGCTGTCGAGCTATTCCGCGCCATGATCGACGGAAAGCCCTACAAATTGCGGAAGATATAAGGTTGCTGCATCGGTTCATTCTTCAAGCTGAACCGGTGCATGATGGCACCTCGGGGCTCTCCTACAGAGCCCTATAGACACATCCTTGAATGGCCGTAACGATTTCCCATCTACGATGGTATCGATCTAGAGGGAGGGGTTCATGCAGGATGGTCTTTACAAGGTGACGTTTCGGGTCGGAACGGACTACGGATGCGGCGTAGTGACTTTGTCCGAGGGAAAGGTAGCGGGTGGCGACGGAGGTTTCTTCTACGTCGGCGCTCTGAATGTGCAAGGAACAGTCATCACGGGGCAAGTGGATATCCGTCAGCACACTGCAGGTGCGGAGAATGTCTTCGCGGGTCTGACAAACTTTCGCCTGACCTTCAACGGACAGGTCGGGAGCGACACTTCAGCAAGGCTGCAAGGTGCCACCGCTTCTGCGATGGGGCAGACGGTTTGGATTGACCTTGAACTTCTCCAGGCGCTTTAAGCGGGATGAAGAGCTCCTTTGGGGCTCGCTTTGCTTTAATCCATACGCCATTCGCGGCGACCGCTAGCCTCCAATGGCCTGTTTGGGTGTAAAAGGCCCCGACGTGTCACGCTGAAGTGCTCCGCTATCTCTACGACGGAATATGTTCGCATGACAAAGCTGATATCCTGTGAATTATCTCTCTATGTGGATGCTGATGATACGCTAAATCAAGCTGCTATAATGACAGATGGTCAACTTGAAAATGCAGTCGAACGAATTGGCGAGTTTCTGTTAAAAGAAGTTCCCCAAGTTTTGGAACGTGTAAATATAATTGTTCATCAGATCAGTATTAATACAAATGTTGATGATCTAGGGATTTGATTATAATGACGGATAGCGTAAGCTATTTGCGCCATCGCGGTACGCCGCCGTCCCGTCACCGCCCCTTGGGCTCCGGCAGAGGCAGCGGGAAGGTCCGTTGGTCCCTCTCGTCCACCTCAAGGCCAAGCCGGTCCACTATGGTTGCTGCGAGGGCGTCTGCGGCCTGTTCGCGCATCCGGGCATTGGGGACCGTGAGGCCCACGCGAGCCCAGCCGGGGGCGTTCAGGAGGATATCGGCGAGGCGGGGGATGGTGATTCGATCCATCCACCCATTGGAACATAAAAAGAACGGATTGCAATCCGCATCATCGATTAGAAAAGCATCTGCATGAAGCTCGACCAGTGATTGAGGGTGCCCGCTATTGTTTCGAGCTTGTGATATAGAGCCACGGGGTCGTCCCACAGCTCCGCGCCGACCTGCGCCGCAACGCCCGCCGCGATCAGCTTGCCAGCCGCCATCGCCCATTGACGGACCTTGATGGCAAGTGATCGGAAACGACCCTCTGCCCTCGAAAGAACAGCAGGATCGCCATTAGTGAGCGGATCGGGCTTGTCGAGTTCGCCGCGAACGTCCTGAACGCTGTCGCGCGCCTCGCGGATGTCATCATCGGAAAGACCTAAGCGCATCCCTTCAGGGGGGCGATTGTGCCCCATTTGTGGAGCGACTTGGCCGAGCCCGACTAAGGCTTCGTCGAGTTGATCAAGTTGCCCCCTGAGGGCAGCAATTCTCTCAGAGAGCGGGGGAAGGACATCTTCGACGTCTTCCTCGTCGACTTCGATCATGCGATTATGATTCGGAGCCCACTCATGCAATCCGTCGCTTTCGACCTCATCAGCAGCTGCTTGCATTTCCTCATCTGAGGCGAAGTCAGCGAAGGCGTCACCGATCTCCTCTAGGGCGTTATATGGCCCTCCCCAAATCCACTGATAACCGCCCTCTGCGCTTTCGTATGGGGTGAGTTCTGCGGGGTCTTCGAAGTTGTCGAAAAACCAAGCGACCATCGCCTCTATTCGCTGCTCCCGACTAAGGTCTTCCAAGTCCGGAACATCTCTTCTCGGACCCATGTCGACAGCCAAAGCATCCTCCCGATGAAACGTATCTCCGAAACGATATGTGAGCGCGAACAGTCGCACAACACTTCGCGCCGTGAGCCGCGCGGAGATCCAAGACTAAGGGCACGGGGTTGCCGCAAATTTGCGCAGGAACACCGCAGAGGGCCCTAGGCCAGCGTTCACGGGATCGCCGTGGCGAAAGCGCAGCAGCGACTTAATAGCAAGCCAGCTCCGCGCGCTTACGGCGCTTCACAGGTCCGAGACATCCCATCTCTGGAGGAGCTAGGGATTGCTTTAGGACGATCTTAGGTTTCTGGTGGCTGCGGGCATCAGGGGCGTTTAGCCGCTACCCTCTCCCCCGCCGCAGCGAGGGGTTCCTAGTTGCCCGCAGCGCAGCTTGGGATAACGGAAGGGTGCCTTAAGGTCACCCCTCAGAACCGGCCGTGGCTCCGGAAAGCCGAAACGAAAAAAGCAGGGCACCTCCCCCGCAAGCCAAATCTACAGAGGCGGACGCACCAACGGACCCCGAGGGATGCCCGAGGTCCGCCTGAGGTGGTCCTGTGGTTGTTCCGAGGGTGTCAGGTGGGTTCGGGTTCGCCTTTCAGCGCCCGGTAAACCGTCATCCGCCCATAGCCCAGCTTCTTGGCAATGGCGCTCGGTCCCACGCCTTCCGCGCGCAGCTTTCGGATCGCCTCTTGGTCGACTGTGGGGCGTCGCCCTCGGTAGACCTCCGGGCGCTCCCGCTTGGCGCGTTCGATCCCATCGCGCTGACGCTCTTGCCGGATGTCTAGCTCGAATTCCGCCACTGCCCCAAGGATGCCCAGGACGAGTTTCCCCATCGGCGTGGTGGTGTCTACCGCCCCCTGCGAGAGACAGCGGAACCCGACGTTCTTGGAGGATAGTTGGTCGACGATCAGATATAGGTCGCGGCCTGACCGCGCGAGGCGGTCCAACTTGGTCACGACTAAGGTGTCACCCTCTCGGACCCACTCTAGGGCATGCTTCAGGGCGCTGCGGTCATCCGTCGATTTGCCGCTCCGCTTCTCGGCGAATATCTTCTCGCACCCAGCCGCCCTCAGCTGCTCTTGCTGCACCTCTAGGCTCTGCCCCGTAGAGGACACGCGAGCGTAGCCCACGAGCGTCATGCGGCTGCATTCGCCTGAAAGGCTGCAGGCAGTAGCGCATCGACCCGAGCGCGGACCGCAGCGACCCGCGCAGCGCCGTCCGGGCTGATCTCACATGAAACTACCGGGCTTGCGTCGTCGAACAGTGCGGCAACGCGGGTGCGGGTGGCGAGGACACGTTGAATGCTGGTCATGGATGGTCTCCCTTTTGTGCCTGCAACTGGCTACTTGGCGTCGCGCCGCTGTCCCATTTGCATCTAGCTCCTTACCGCTAGACGTATCAAATATCGTGCGTCAACCCAAATGGTGCAATCATCCCACATGTTACCGTTGCATCGTGTGGGTATACCCATCGGATACGCCCAGCGTGGGAAGGATGCCGACCCTGATTTGGCGACCAAATGCATCGCCGCCGCGTGGCTGACTGCGGTAGGGCATCGCCAGCTATCTGGATGGCAGGTGACGGCACCCCCACCCCCACGGGGGGACGGGGCGTGATCGTCTCTCTCGTATACCGCTTCGGATTTTTGCACCAAAAGTGACCGCCCCCCAGCGGCTCCGGCTAAACTGCCGCCATGTACTTCAGGACGCCCTCGATCACCCAGCGGCCCCTTGCGGTAAGGCAAAGGAGCTTCCTGCGGGCATCGAACGGGCATGGGTATTGGACCAGCCATCCGAGACCATCGCGGCGCGCTGAACGCGACGACAGGAAGATGGCATAGGTTTCCTTTATCGATCCCCCGCTGACGTCTCCAAGTAATGCGCGAAGCTCGGTCATCGTCTGAGGCTGGCCTGCCCGATCATAAAGCGCCGCAGCGGCGAAGAACGCCAGCTGCGACATCGCCAACCGGGAGGGCGCATGCTTGGCGATGTAGGTGCAACAAAGGCTCCAGCGCCCCAACGCCCTCAAGTCATCGACCACGCCTCGCCTCCACAGAACGAGGTCTGAAGTCGCGTTGTCGCCTTGTCATCACTGCCGATAGCCCCCGCCATTGAGCTAACGATGCCTTACGGCACGATGGCAAATCAACAGTGCCAAGTCTGGGATTTTGTTCCCCATAAACAGGGCTTTGGAGGCGATTGAGATCCCGCACGTTCAACCATTCGAACGTTAAAGGAGACCTTTGGCCCTCCACTCGCTCACTACGCGGCTGATAGGAACCCGGCGGCGGGTGCAGCGTCGGCAGGTGTACGACCGACCCCGCTCAATCGTCCGCGAGATATAGAAACGCTGCTTCGGTTGAACCTCGTTACACCCTCGGCACAGCAGGTGGCCCTCAGGTAAGTCAGTAGGGTGAAGTGGCCCTCTCATTGATATCTCCTTAGAAAAATGGGGCAGGTACCTCAGGCACCCACCCCATCCTTCAGTTCACCTCAGGCTCACCCACGACGATCCCAAGCTCCTGTGCGAGTTTGAGGGTCTGTGCGTCTGCTTCATCGCGGCTGCGATCCTGCGACTTGAAGTCCTCCCAGACCTCCTCCTTGAGGACGCTGTAGGCGAACTTCTTGTCTTCCCGCAGGAGCTGCTGGGTGGCGAGGGCCGCATAGCCCTCCATCGCGGACTTGATCTCCTCGACCTTACCGTTGTGGCCCAGCGCCTGATAGCCGGGATGGGCGATCAGGGCCGTCAGCTTCTCCTCCAGCGTCATGCCGGATCGGTCGCGGACTTCCTGTCCACGCAGCTCAAGCCAACGGCTGATCTGGGAAGAGGACAGGCGGACGCCCTTCAGCTTGGTGCGGACGGGCGGCAGGTCGAACGAGAGGGTCTCAAGCTCGCGCTCAAGCGGATCGATCCCCTCGGGACCGGCCTTCACGCCGATCAGACGTTCGCCGACCGACTGGGTGACCGGACGGCCAAGGATGGCGTCGCGCTTGATGGGGAGCGAGGATGAGCCCCAGGACGACTTCAGGAGACCTTCAGTCCACCCACGGGCTTCACGAACGACGCCCTCGTCCCACTTGTCGAACTGCCGCTGGAGACCAGATAGTGGGACGCCACGGGGGGCGAGCGATGCTATCCAACGCCCGAAGCGATCTTGGTAGCTGTCGTAATTAGGAGCAGCCATGATGTCGTTGAGCTGCTTGAAGCTCTGCATCCAAGTCTTGCTTAGGATGTTCTTAAAGATCGGCCACAGGCTGACCTCAAGAGCCACTTCTCCAAGCTGCCAGACGTCCTCGATCTCTCGGTCTTGGTTCGCATTAATCGCTTCCCGAAGGTCCGCAGCGAGACCAAGAACCGTACCCAACGGATCGAGCCGGTTATACTCCCACACGTCTCCGCCAACGCGGATGGTGTAAGATGCGCGATCAATGCGGGCTGAGCTGCGCGAGCCACCATCGAAACCGATGATCTGGCGATCTTGGGCTAGGTTGTAGGCCATCATCAACATCGCGAGCGACATTGTATAGCGCGCCGCGATCTCGCCACGCACGACCTCATCACCCGCCGCCCACGCTTCCCGTACCGAGTTCTTGAACAAGCCCATCGGGGTGAAGTCGATCATCGTGCGTTCGAGGATGCGCAACGGCGTTCGCACGAACGGAGCGATAAGAGAACCAAGCACCGGCACACGGGCGTGTAGCCCGAGTGCGAAGCGGCTTGCTCCCCATTCCAGCTCATCCTGAAACAGGACGCTCTGCGCGTACTCGCGACCTTCCTTGTCCAGCAC is drawn from Sphingomonas crocodyli and contains these coding sequences:
- a CDS encoding SIR2 family NAD-dependent protein deacylase, with translation MTNKAQPSDGAPQEAEPAVDDSSSLDAPQTIAGAIQGIVENFEVQPVLFVGSGLARRYIGAPDWDGALQFALAQVGGQSRPYSYFVQKYDSNQIDIGTAIADVVLEWAWNNQEKFDPSYFAGSDKHVFMKALIAKHLLDLTPKDIGDFPKEHLEELNALKEIRPHAVITTNYDEMLERVFSGYEPIVGRGVLKYDLNSFGEIFHIHGLSKDPRSIVLTRPDYNNWDKQSRYFAAKLLTYFVEHPVFIFGYSLGDPNVRTLLRDIGRIVADETGLIPNVAQIVWKPEAGATPSQSEFVIDDEEDKRQYRMRVFNVTSLIEVYELLSARHELKQVNPALLRSLAARLMKLTRKDLPGGTVEVDYTTLENVASDDTALPKMLGLTFADTDNKTHPLTLSQVADELGMSTWNGVHPLIKRLQAETGVDLRASDNCYHERIKTGKKSATRKWSHEAVELFRAMIDGKPYKLRKI
- a CDS encoding GrlR family regulatory protein codes for the protein MQDGLYKVTFRVGTDYGCGVVTLSEGKVAGGDGGFFYVGALNVQGTVITGQVDIRQHTAGAENVFAGLTNFRLTFNGQVGSDTSARLQGATASAMGQTVWIDLELLQAL
- a CDS encoding DUF6771 family protein — protein: MDRITIPRLADILLNAPGWARVGLTVPNARMREQAADALAATIVDRLGLEVDERDQRTFPLPLPEPKGR
- a CDS encoding recombinase family protein; its protein translation is MTLVGYARVSSTGQSLEVQQEQLRAAGCEKIFAEKRSGKSTDDRSALKHALEWVREGDTLVVTKLDRLARSGRDLYLIVDQLSSKNVGFRCLSQGAVDTTTPMGKLVLGILGAVAEFELDIRQERQRDGIERAKRERPEVYRGRRPTVDQEAIRKLRAEGVGPSAIAKKLGYGRMTVYRALKGEPEPT